One genomic segment of Amycolatopsis sp. Hca4 includes these proteins:
- a CDS encoding pentapeptide repeat-containing protein — MIVLPVTAIAGAAIIVLLTFVDVNNTQNQIELIKTGLTVGAGTGGIVALVLNGRRQWSTEHDATERRLTELYVKAIEQLGSENGVVRHGCLYGLERVAQDNPRQRQSVVDVICAYLRRPYTPPTVHRPLGKQRSRFRADHSRGGDSDVKSAVSSREEREIRLAAQRILGKHLSPGDFPDHPDQAFWVDIDLDLSGAILSDFSLKFSRVRSARFAGAKFIGDADFSRTVFMGVADFAGAEFVGSVRFDEAKFSQYAGFSGVGFGEYAWFEDAQFLFAATFDRSKFADFAGFAGAEFAGPTGFEEVHFGGNAVFQDSTFGGRVEFEASTLCGIASFEGVKFRADATFSGVRFVGLADFRESEWQGLVEFVEAGFLGVADFNKADFLADVKLGGVSFAEASAFSGASFFGSVECDDGSFEMSPLFVDADFYGATG; from the coding sequence GTGATCGTACTGCCGGTCACCGCGATCGCCGGCGCCGCCATAATTGTTCTGTTGACATTCGTTGATGTAAACAATACTCAGAACCAGATTGAGCTGATCAAGACCGGGCTCACTGTCGGCGCTGGTACTGGCGGTATTGTGGCGTTGGTCCTGAACGGCAGACGACAATGGTCGACTGAGCACGACGCCACTGAGCGTCGGCTGACTGAGTTGTATGTCAAGGCAATAGAGCAGCTTGGATCAGAGAACGGTGTAGTGCGCCATGGCTGCCTTTACGGGCTTGAGCGTGTTGCTCAAGACAACCCGCGTCAGAGGCAGTCGGTTGTCGATGTGATCTGTGCATACCTGCGCAGACCGTACACGCCGCCGACTGTTCATCGCCCACTGGGAAAGCAGCGTTCGAGATTTCGTGCGGATCACAGCCGTGGCGGTGACTCTGATGTCAAGTCGGCAGTTTCTTCTCGCGAGGAACGTGAGATACGTCTGGCTGCTCAGCGTATTCTCGGCAAGCACCTTTCTCCTGGTGATTTTCCTGATCATCCTGACCAAGCGTTTTGGGTGGATATAGATCTAGATCTCTCTGGAGCAATTCTCTCTGATTTCAGTCTCAAGTTCAGTCGAGTCCGAAGTGCTCGGTTTGCGGGCGCGAAATTTATCGGGGATGCGGACTTTTCGAGAACAGTGTTCATGGGTGTCGCCGATTTCGCTGGCGCGGAGTTCGTTGGCTCCGTTCGGTTCGATGAGGCAAAGTTCTCTCAATATGCCGGATTCTCGGGTGTTGGATTTGGTGAATACGCATGGTTTGAGGATGCTCAATTCTTGTTTGCTGCCACCTTCGATCGCTCGAAATTTGCCGACTTTGCCGGTTTTGCCGGAGCCGAATTCGCTGGCCCTACTGGGTTCGAGGAAGTTCATTTTGGCGGTAATGCAGTGTTTCAAGACTCGACCTTCGGTGGGCGTGTGGAGTTCGAGGCCTCGACTTTGTGTGGGATTGCCAGCTTCGAGGGCGTGAAATTTCGGGCCGATGCGACATTTTCTGGTGTAAGATTCGTCGGATTGGCTGATTTCAGGGAATCTGAATGGCAAGGGCTGGTAGAATTTGTAGAAGCAGGTTTCCTTGGTGTGGCTGATTTCAATAAGGCGGACTTCTTGGCCGACGTCAAACTTGGGGGAGTCAGCTTTGCGGAGGCGTCCGCATTTTCGGGAGCGTCATTTTTCGGTTCTGTTGAGTGTGACGATGGAAGTTTCGAAATGTCTCCGTTGTTCGTCGACGCCGATTTTTATGGCGCGACCGGGTGA
- a CDS encoding alpha/beta hydrolase, with the protein MQPNFLTRRAVQLGLTANALRPLRARSTTIPVFFAGWLTGELAPQLMALTAADSLVHVARHGVGDRSTKAGLAMAAASAAGLAALVRTGHGAREEIEEALRSALGADYASELGRSDLGLPWGELALPFRMGAPDVRVDRNIAYAPGGKRFLLDVYRPLEDVAGAPVLLQVHGGAWVIGNKEEQGRPLMRYLARRGWVCVAINYPLAPAHRWPAHIVAAKQALAWIRSSIASYGGDPRFVAVTGGSAGGHLSALLALSQNDPALQPSFEDVDTSVQACVPHYGVYDFAATSGAPASKYRLETLIARRVFAPDRDPVAHLDEYIAASPLDRITTDAPPFFVIHGRDDSLVPVREAREFVARLREKSRQPVAYAELAGAQHAFDVFTSVRSAHVVRGVARFLDHTYNTWKAERTQ; encoded by the coding sequence GTGCAGCCGAATTTCCTGACCCGTCGCGCGGTCCAGCTCGGTCTCACCGCCAACGCGCTCCGCCCGCTGCGGGCGCGGTCCACGACGATCCCGGTGTTCTTCGCCGGCTGGCTGACCGGCGAGCTGGCACCCCAGCTCATGGCGCTGACGGCGGCGGATTCCCTGGTCCACGTGGCCCGCCACGGTGTGGGCGACCGGTCGACGAAGGCGGGCCTGGCGATGGCGGCGGCGTCCGCCGCGGGGCTGGCCGCGCTGGTCCGCACCGGCCACGGCGCCCGCGAGGAGATCGAGGAGGCGCTCAGGTCGGCTCTGGGTGCGGACTACGCGTCGGAGCTGGGCCGGTCCGATCTGGGCCTGCCGTGGGGCGAGCTGGCGCTGCCGTTCCGGATGGGCGCCCCGGACGTCCGGGTCGACCGCAACATCGCGTACGCCCCGGGCGGCAAGCGGTTCCTGCTGGACGTGTACCGGCCCCTCGAGGACGTTGCGGGCGCGCCGGTGCTGCTGCAGGTCCACGGCGGCGCGTGGGTGATCGGCAACAAGGAGGAGCAGGGCAGGCCGCTGATGCGCTACCTGGCCCGCCGGGGCTGGGTGTGCGTCGCGATCAACTACCCCCTCGCGCCGGCCCACCGCTGGCCGGCGCACATCGTCGCGGCGAAGCAGGCACTGGCCTGGATCCGCTCGTCGATCGCCTCCTACGGCGGCGACCCGCGGTTCGTGGCGGTGACGGGCGGTTCGGCGGGCGGGCACCTGTCGGCGTTGCTGGCGCTGTCCCAGAACGACCCGGCGCTGCAGCCGTCGTTCGAGGACGTGGACACGAGCGTCCAGGCGTGCGTCCCCCACTACGGCGTGTACGACTTCGCGGCGACGTCCGGTGCACCGGCGAGCAAGTACCGGCTGGAGACCCTGATCGCCCGCCGCGTATTCGCCCCGGACCGCGACCCGGTGGCGCACCTGGACGAATACATCGCGGCGTCCCCGCTGGACCGGATCACGACGGACGCCCCGCCGTTCTTCGTGATCCACGGCCGCGACGATTCGCTGGTGCCGGTGCGAGAGGCGCGCGAGTTCGTCGCGCGGCTGCGGGAGAAGTCCCGGCAGCCGGTGGCGTACGCGGAGCTGGCGGGGGCGCAGCACGCGTTCGACGTGTTCACGTCGGTGCGGTCGGCGCACGTGGTCCGCGGCGTGGCGCGATTCCTGGACCACACGTACAACACCTGGAAGGCCGAGCGCACTCAATGA
- a CDS encoding wax ester/triacylglycerol synthase family O-acyltransferase, producing the protein MQRLSGLDASFLYLETSSQVLHVCGLLVLDGSTVPGGYSFAKFQDRLEERVRAIPAFRRKLHNPLWNLSHPVWVEDEEFDLDHHVHRIGVPAPGDRAELAALCAHIAGQQLDRAHPLWQLYVIEGLADGQLAVLLKMHHASVDGVSGASLITHLAGLEPDAPMPAVEQPRNTGLPSPLDLLRSGVGSVVKRPAEVARLLPDLLGLMPRWVGRALRGKGMPVPFTAPRTSLNGTITGHRSVAFAQLDLAEIKDVKNAFGVTVNDVVLALVAGALREFLAERGELPEDPLVATVPVSVHDRTERDHGSNKVSAFFASLPTHLADPAARVFFLAEANRRSKDHHHDIDADMLQDWAQFSAATAFGLAVRAYSALRLAEKHPVVHNLVVSNVPGPPMPLYFLGARITGFYPLGPVFHGAGLNVTVLSNAGKVHVGLLGARELVKDLWPLADALPDALAELLKAAG; encoded by the coding sequence ATGCAGAGACTGAGCGGCCTCGACGCGAGCTTTCTCTACCTGGAGACGTCGTCGCAGGTCCTGCACGTCTGCGGGCTGCTGGTCCTCGACGGGTCGACCGTCCCCGGCGGCTACTCCTTCGCGAAGTTCCAGGACCGGCTCGAGGAACGCGTCCGGGCGATCCCGGCGTTCCGCCGCAAACTGCACAACCCGCTGTGGAACCTCAGCCACCCCGTGTGGGTCGAGGACGAGGAGTTCGACCTCGACCACCACGTGCACCGCATCGGCGTGCCCGCTCCCGGCGACCGCGCCGAGCTGGCCGCGCTGTGCGCGCACATCGCCGGGCAGCAGCTCGACCGGGCGCACCCGCTGTGGCAGCTCTACGTCATCGAAGGCCTCGCCGACGGGCAGCTCGCCGTGCTGCTCAAGATGCACCACGCGAGCGTCGACGGCGTGAGCGGGGCCAGCCTGATCACCCACCTGGCCGGGCTCGAGCCGGACGCGCCGATGCCGGCGGTCGAACAGCCGCGCAACACCGGGCTGCCGTCGCCGCTGGACCTGCTGCGGTCCGGGGTCGGCAGCGTCGTGAAGCGGCCCGCCGAGGTCGCCCGGCTGCTGCCCGACCTGCTCGGCCTGATGCCGCGCTGGGTCGGCCGGGCGTTGCGCGGCAAGGGGATGCCGGTCCCGTTCACCGCGCCGCGGACCTCGCTCAACGGCACGATCACCGGTCACCGCAGCGTCGCCTTCGCCCAGCTCGACCTCGCCGAAATCAAGGACGTCAAGAACGCCTTCGGCGTCACGGTCAACGACGTCGTGCTCGCGCTCGTCGCCGGCGCGCTGCGCGAGTTCCTCGCCGAACGCGGCGAGCTGCCGGAGGACCCGCTGGTCGCCACCGTCCCGGTGTCGGTGCACGACCGGACCGAGCGCGACCACGGCAGCAACAAGGTTTCCGCGTTCTTCGCCTCCCTGCCGACCCACCTGGCCGACCCGGCCGCGCGGGTGTTCTTCCTCGCCGAGGCCAACCGGCGCTCGAAGGACCACCACCACGACATCGACGCCGACATGCTGCAGGACTGGGCGCAGTTCTCGGCCGCGACGGCGTTCGGGCTCGCCGTGCGCGCGTATTCGGCGCTGCGCCTGGCCGAAAAGCACCCGGTGGTGCACAACCTGGTCGTCTCGAACGTGCCCGGGCCGCCGATGCCGCTGTACTTCCTCGGCGCGCGGATCACCGGCTTCTACCCGCTCGGCCCGGTCTTCCACGGCGCCGGGCTGAACGTCACCGTGCTGTCGAACGCGGGGAAGGTGCACGTCGGCCTGCTCGGCGCCCGTGAGCTGGTCAAGGACCTGTGGCCGCTCGCCGACGCGCTCCCGGACGCGCTCGCCGAGCTGCTCAAGGCCGCGGGCTGA
- a CDS encoding nitroreductase family deazaflavin-dependent oxidoreductase translates to MGRFSLPDAKPGGLDSPVTAKVMKYAAKAQVAVFRLTGGRVGSTWRIGAGFRKPVPTLLLEHRGRRSGRLFTTPLLYLRSGEDVVVVGSQGGLPRHPQWYFNLLAHPETRVHLKGRRGVPVTARVAGGAERAELWPRLVELYADFAKYQAWTDREIPVVVLSPRP, encoded by the coding sequence ATGGGACGCTTCAGCCTGCCCGACGCCAAGCCCGGCGGCCTCGACTCGCCGGTGACGGCGAAGGTGATGAAGTACGCGGCGAAGGCGCAGGTGGCGGTCTTCCGGCTGACCGGCGGCCGCGTCGGCAGCACGTGGCGGATCGGCGCCGGGTTCCGCAAGCCGGTGCCGACGCTGCTGCTGGAACACCGCGGCCGCAGGTCCGGGCGGTTGTTCACCACGCCGCTGCTGTACCTGCGCTCCGGCGAGGACGTCGTCGTCGTCGGCTCGCAGGGCGGGCTGCCCCGGCACCCGCAGTGGTACTTCAACCTGCTGGCGCACCCGGAAACCCGCGTGCACCTCAAGGGCCGGCGCGGGGTTCCGGTCACCGCCCGGGTCGCCGGGGGCGCCGAACGCGCCGAGCTGTGGCCGCGGCTGGTCGAGCTGTACGCGGACTTCGCGAAGTACCAGGCCTGGACCGACCGGGAGATCCCGGTCGTGGTGCTCAGCCCGCGGCCTTGA
- a CDS encoding alpha/beta fold hydrolase yields MAGRRRLITVPPTAGVPEPAPVELPGRGRTVVTDVGPRDAPALVLLHSVACTGLLTWYPALAALARRHRVVVFDQRWHGRGIRSPRFRLADCAEDVTAVADALGLARFALAGYSMGGLVAQLVARAEPERVTGLVLCSTASSFRRGLRQRVALDVTGRALRRLRERVRLPVVPEAPRQRVEDYRWGLREFRSTRPWEIAVAVDEIGRFDSTPWLHTLRLPSAVVVTARDRFIAPAHQRSLARRIPGAATYEVAAGHAACVLAADRWVPALLAAVHSLRGRKP; encoded by the coding sequence GGCCGCACGGTGGTCACCGACGTCGGCCCGCGGGACGCACCCGCGCTCGTCCTGCTGCACTCGGTGGCCTGCACGGGCCTGCTGACCTGGTATCCGGCCCTGGCGGCACTGGCGCGCCGTCACCGCGTCGTCGTGTTCGACCAGCGGTGGCACGGCCGGGGCATCCGGTCGCCGCGGTTCCGGCTCGCCGACTGCGCCGAGGACGTCACCGCGGTCGCCGACGCGCTCGGCCTGGCGCGGTTCGCGCTCGCCGGGTACTCGATGGGCGGACTGGTCGCCCAGCTCGTCGCCCGCGCCGAACCAGAACGTGTTACCGGACTGGTGCTGTGCTCGACCGCGAGCAGCTTCCGCCGCGGGCTGCGCCAGCGCGTCGCGCTCGACGTGACCGGCCGGGCGCTGCGGCGGCTGCGCGAGCGCGTGCGGCTCCCGGTGGTCCCGGAGGCGCCGCGGCAGCGCGTCGAGGACTACCGGTGGGGGCTGCGCGAGTTCCGGTCGACCCGGCCGTGGGAGATCGCGGTCGCCGTCGACGAGATCGGCCGGTTCGACTCGACGCCGTGGCTGCACACGCTGCGGCTGCCGTCGGCGGTCGTGGTGACGGCGCGGGACCGGTTCATCGCGCCCGCCCACCAGCGGTCGCTGGCCCGCCGGATCCCCGGCGCGGCCACCTACGAGGTCGCGGCCGGGCACGCCGCCTGCGTGCTGGCCGCCGACCGCTGGGTGCCCGCCCTGCTCGCCGCGGTCCACTCCCTCCGAGGAAGGAAGCCATGA